DNA sequence from the Chryseobacterium turcicum genome:
GAAGAAGATATAAACAACCAAAATCACACTATTTTTATGAGACCAAATTACAACAGGATCTACCAAGATCTTTTAAAACAACAGTACCCGGAAAAGCTGGAATGCCCAAAAATTAAGGAACATTTAAGCAGATTAGATTCCACAGAAGAGATTTTAAAGCTGAATCAGAGACTTTTTAAACAAAATAAGGAGACTTCTAAAACTAACCAACAGCTTAAAACCTATGACAAAAAAACCATGATGAAACTGCTGACTTATCAGAAAAAGCACGATTTCTCTACCAGTTTTATGTCTAGAAAGTACAACATCAGCCGAACCACTTTTTCTAAATGGAAAAAAACACTCGAAAAAGAGCTTCAGCCAATTTAAAAGTATAACAAAAAAACACTACATTTTCAGTAGTGTTTTTTGTTGCTTGTCATCTGTTTTCTAATTTTTATTTAAAACATCTTTTATTCCATCGAGACCTTCGCTAAACTGAGCCAGCAAAGCAATCACCTGTGTCATTCGGTCATTTTCGCCCAACCCTTTTATTGTTTTATTTTTCACAAATGTTTTCTTGATTTCTTCCCAACGCAAAGTTTCATTTTCCGAAAGTATATTCATCAACTCTTTTAGCTTAAGCATATTCGATTCTGTTCCTGTTGTCAATGTTTGAGACTCATTTTGATAATGATTTAAAACAATTTGCACTACTTCTTCTTCTTTTAAAATAGGCTGAATTTGAGTAATCAGCTTATTCATATTTCGGTAAGAACCTTGTAATTTGAAAGACGGCTCATTTCTGTATTCATCAGACATAGCTGCAGAAGCGATGTATTGTTTATTCACTTTCAAAACAATATTTCTTACTTTCAAGATATTCTCAAGCACTTTTCTGAAATCTGAAATTTCGTTTGAACTGAAGTTTCCTACCAAATCTACATTCGGAGAATTAGACTGAATACTTTCATACAGATTATAAAGATTTTCCATTCCAAACTGAGTTAATCGGGTAAGATAATCGTTTGACATCATAGAGTTTTCAATCAAACTCAAATCAAACAAATCCGTTTTACTGCCTGAAATTTCTCCTAAATTATAAGTATCGGAACGGTTTGCCAACATATCCGGAATTCTGAATTTCTCACCACTCTCGGTATAAGGATTTCCAGCCATCACCAAACAGAATCGCTTTGACCTTAAATCATACGTTTTACTTTCACCATTATAAATTCCTTCAATTTTTCGTTGTCCGTCTGCCAAAGAAATAAATTTTTGTAAAAACTCAGGATTACAATGTTGAATATCGTCGAGATACAACATCACATTATCTCCCATTTCCAAAGCTAAATTTAATTTTTCAAGTTCCTGTTTTGCGCCTGCATTTTTTGCTTCGTTCGGGTCTGTAGAAACAATATCGTGACCGATTGACGGACCGTTAATTTTCATAAAAACCAATCCCATTCGGTCTGCCATATATTCCATTAATGTTGTTTTTCCGTAACCCGGAGGTGACACCAGAAGCAACATCCCCATTCTGTCGGTACGTTTATCGTTCCCAACTGTTCCTAATTGTTTGGCTAAATTCGCCCCAATCAAAGGAAAATAAACATCATTAATTAATCTGTTTCTCACAAATGAACTTAAAACCTGAGATTTGAAAGTATCAATTTTCAGCGCTTTCTTTTTATCATTTACCCATTTTACTTTCAGCTCCTGAAGCTGTTTGTATTTCGGAACAACAACCTCATTAAAATTGGATAGACGTGAGGTAAACTCGTAATAATTTAAAGTATAATCAAGGTCTTTTTCTAATGATTTTAAATCTTTAAGAATTGTTTCATACGCAATATGAAGAATATTTTTAGCATCAAATTGTTGCGTTACAAAAAATACAGCGGTCTCTTTTTTAATATCCTCTTCAAAATTAAATTCTGAATTTGACAGAAAGGCATTCAAAGCACTTTCAGCAATAGAAAAACAAGCGGCAGGATATTGCTTCAGTGCATTCAATTGGTCGATAAACTCTAAATCTTTTCCTTTCTCTTTTAAATCTTTTAAAAATGATTCATACAGCAAACCTCCTTTTTCCGAAACCAGAAATGCTGTTTTATTTTCTTTTTTCAGATAAATCGCTGCATTAAAATAATTAGACTCAGCAAAAATACAATTGCTTTGAGCAAATGATTTTATTTCGCCAGACAATTCATCATTCAAATATTGAAAACCTTTATCTGTGGTGAATGATTTTGAAATTAAGTTTGCCGCCTCAAACTGCTTTTGGTAATATTCTTTTCTTTCCTGATTCAAGAAATACCAAAACAATTGTGCTAAAGCTCTTTCTTTCGGTGTAAACTGCATCAAACCCAGTTCATTGTGCATTTGCTGTAGTTTTGAAACAATTACCAACGCATCTTCATCATGAATTCCTTTCACCAAGCCTTCACCAAAATGCTCAGTCATAAATTGTTGAATCGTATTTCGGTTTTGCTCTTCGGTGTTTATATTTTTATTGTTTGAAAAAACATTCCAAGCTAAATATTCGAAGCGTTTTACATTGGAATTCTCAGAAATATATTCCTGATTCCAAACTTCTTTGTAATCTGAAATGGCTTCAAAATTAAGTGGCTCATAAAATGCAGTTCCTGTTAAATGATAGTAATACTGAGCATTTCTCAACACTAAAGTCAAGTCTAATTTCTGACGGTTTACTGCAAATTTATAATCACCCAAAGCAATTACATTATCACCATCTACATAGATTTCTTTTTTATCTTTAAGTTTTCTAACGGCTTCCTGCTGAGAAGTTTTCAGCAAAGTCTGAATTTCTTCCGCTTTTGCAGAATCTTCAAATTCCATCAACTGCCTTGAAATATCACGTACTTTTTCCACCATTAAATCAGTTGCAAAATATCCGTTGATTTCATTTTCCGAATCGAAAGATTCAGATTTGGTCTGTACAGATTTTAAAATACGCTGTGCAGAATCATATAAACTTTGAGTTCGCTTGTTTCTGAATTCGGTTAACTGAACTCTTTTATTCTGAAAATGACCATAAACTTCTTCTCTCTTATCCCCAACTTTTTGGATAAACTCATCGAAATCAACAAATTTCGTTTCCATTTCTTCCAACTGAATGGAGAGTTTGGTCAAATATTCATCACACTTTTCCGGAGTTTGAGAAAGCTCTAAAAAATTAATTACTGATTGGTCAAACAACGTCATTTGCGCCTGAAAATCAGCAGACAATTCTTTACCCGAAATCTCTCGTTTTCGTTTTGAAAGTTCTAATCTTTCCTGATTTAACCTTGCAAAAATGACTGAAATATTTTCAATAATTTGTGTAGACTGTGAAGTATCTTCAATTTTTAAATTATTGACGATATCAACCAAAAGTTCAAGTTGTCCAGATAGATTATTGATTTCTTCCTCAATTGTTTTGGCATCAATTGCTTTCTGTAAATTAATAATATTTTCAGAAATAGCCTGCGCTCTGTTTTGATAAGGCAATAAAGAATCTTCCTGCAATAGAAAATTCACACAGGCATTCGAAAGTTCTTCTGAGCGCTCTGATAGTGACTTTTCCAAAGAATCAAGAATAGCAACATCCACATATTTCAAATCTCTCGCACCGATAATTTCACCGCGCAAAGCTCTGATTTGCGAAAGCATATCGATATATTCCGTTAGTTGAGAATAATTAATTCTTTTGGTATCATCTAAAATTTTCTCACATGCTGTTTTGATTTTATCAAC
Encoded proteins:
- a CDS encoding DNA repair ATPase, with the translated sequence MSETLNSGTYEIIQNRLNEQKNDLIQRLQKLNENRKEIFGGVDFSLIANERISTEHNCVAKDIFSLKDILIFGSNAHLGLQTEINISDVFSIYKINNDRFEPQNSLLIGDEIFIDEFKNLYKYYRNTFFARFHFTENYLYMVFQLSESTSDIKAFKWLIKEDKLVYIDSRSASEVTYPPQHGFAWTKATRDMQRSGKFPHVSLADKVFVESIGGDLTIKIEDNTDTGKGIYSEDVIHKDQNLDDAEIHFCDLDNLVLFKIKPYQETERYFIYNHKEKTVSRVDTLRHSAVLLPENQGVLFSNGYALQTGGLKVISQDVNRLHYLKTIPEPNGENFMYVFYDDKTNNYQLISYNIITQTIETPIRCSGFSILNDGKLIYLRETLETTKHHLAQIWQTPYSKELLLNTEKSDALLYKIGNKDIVRVMAESQELITLLNKKDSYSGLYDDIVKLSTTILDAYYFLGDDEVENLDLPLKEIRNIAHSAINEYEKVVEQKKNTSEAVDKIKTACEKILDDTKRINYSQLTEYIDMLSQIRALRGEIIGARDLKYVDVAILDSLEKSLSERSEELSNACVNFLLQEDSLLPYQNRAQAISENIINLQKAIDAKTIEEEINNLSGQLELLVDIVNNLKIEDTSQSTQIIENISVIFARLNQERLELSKRKREISGKELSADFQAQMTLFDQSVINFLELSQTPEKCDEYLTKLSIQLEEMETKFVDFDEFIQKVGDKREEVYGHFQNKRVQLTEFRNKRTQSLYDSAQRILKSVQTKSESFDSENEINGYFATDLMVEKVRDISRQLMEFEDSAKAEEIQTLLKTSQQEAVRKLKDKKEIYVDGDNVIALGDYKFAVNRQKLDLTLVLRNAQYYYHLTGTAFYEPLNFEAISDYKEVWNQEYISENSNVKRFEYLAWNVFSNNKNINTEEQNRNTIQQFMTEHFGEGLVKGIHDEDALVIVSKLQQMHNELGLMQFTPKERALAQLFWYFLNQERKEYYQKQFEAANLISKSFTTDKGFQYLNDELSGEIKSFAQSNCIFAESNYFNAAIYLKKENKTAFLVSEKGGLLYESFLKDLKEKGKDLEFIDQLNALKQYPAACFSIAESALNAFLSNSEFNFEEDIKKETAVFFVTQQFDAKNILHIAYETILKDLKSLEKDLDYTLNYYEFTSRLSNFNEVVVPKYKQLQELKVKWVNDKKKALKIDTFKSQVLSSFVRNRLINDVYFPLIGANLAKQLGTVGNDKRTDRMGMLLLVSPPGYGKTTLMEYMADRMGLVFMKINGPSIGHDIVSTDPNEAKNAGAKQELEKLNLALEMGDNVMLYLDDIQHCNPEFLQKFISLADGQRKIEGIYNGESKTYDLRSKRFCLVMAGNPYTESGEKFRIPDMLANRSDTYNLGEISGSKTDLFDLSLIENSMMSNDYLTRLTQFGMENLYNLYESIQSNSPNVDLVGNFSSNEISDFRKVLENILKVRNIVLKVNKQYIASAAMSDEYRNEPSFKLQGSYRNMNKLITQIQPILKEEEVVQIVLNHYQNESQTLTTGTESNMLKLKELMNILSENETLRWEEIKKTFVKNKTIKGLGENDRMTQVIALLAQFSEGLDGIKDVLNKN
- a CDS encoding helix-turn-helix domain-containing protein, which gives rise to MRPNYNRIYQDLLKQQYPEKLECPKIKEHLSRLDSTEEILKLNQRLFKQNKETSKTNQQLKTYDKKTMMKLLTYQKKHDFSTSFMSRKYNISRTTFSKWKKTLEKELQPI